A region from the Manduca sexta isolate Smith_Timp_Sample1 unplaced genomic scaffold, JHU_Msex_v1.0 HiC_scaffold_57, whole genome shotgun sequence genome encodes:
- the LOC119188432 gene encoding phospholipid-transporting ATPase ABCA1-like translates to MSSIDKLRLLVWKNFLLQRRHKWQTLFEILSPVIFCIFLISTRCLLAPKSIPKTSYAPFFPTYFNVSSQNHENLTSANMALAYSPDNALTRVATKSVFSTIVDDNFGFFGSLLFGLSSLPEPIGYKNAKELEAVLTQPHAMNHILAGIQYDDDMANATSWPENIKVTLRFPATMRSPSLDHPLLTGWRTNLLFPLFPQSGPREPEDKFGGRSPGYSQEMFLAIQHAISQNIIKQKTGKSINTDVYLQRLPQLASREDMLLTILERFVSMTLMLGFAYTFVNTVRAVTTEKELQLKETMAIMGLPSWLHWVAWFIKQFSFLFVTVVIIVIMYKIPFQHTATGDAFAVFTYTPWTVLLFLMVLFIIVSLAFSFMISVFFSKANTAASVMALIWFATFSVFMFTQLIHENVSYRTKFLLCLFSNSAIGYAFQMVIIAEGTSKGLQWADFFKQISYHEPFLPGHVVLMLLFDTVLYMAIAAYVEKIKPGIYGVPLPWYFPFTKSFWSPVKMVDVNEKKCVVDTDSEYNDALLKVVHDEEPKGVPIGVNMQNLTKIYKGRKRAVDNLNLRMYENEITVLLGHNGAGKTTTISMLTGMVPPTSGSATINGYNIVSEMELARRSVGICPQHNVLFPDLTVAEHIVFYAKLKGVPQNKIRAEVDHFIKVLELEEKRDALSSTLSGGQKRRLSVGCAMCGASRVVLLDEPTSGLDPAARRALWDLLQKEKRGRTMILTTHFMDEADVLADRIAIMAGGRLQCVGTPYFLKRHYGVGYKLTVVKDDGCPVDDVTRFFKSHVPKVKKNSNIGSELTYIFPFENVNQFPEMLQQFEEKRNVFRISSYGLSITSLEEVFMKAGAEDNSDIVELLKNGEKHDVVVPQNGNIHTFDIDDTIAVKEKKVRGFKLLRNHIKATFIKLAYNTIRNKGLAFTQLLWPVINIGLSMIVSASWKFLADLPPLELSLERGYQKTQTIISQAHNLTEGSLAARALIAYKDYFKTSTIPSMTLTDVGAMDIEKFYLKLSETEPSRVRYETLVGATFGRDNVTAWFSNYGYHDCATALALVDNAIMAALSPGTTLRIVNYPLPYSVENMIQIMATGASLGFMLSFSLGFCVGILSAFLILFVIKERTSGAKLLQRVSGLRPAVLWGAALAWDWLWMLILHLCVIATIAGYQEKSLSTFHELGRVFLVLLVFSFAIIPIHYLVSFFFDEASTGFSKMVFVNIFTGSMPFLLTEILRMPELGSESIAVIFDNIFSVLPLYSLSRSIREMIVSSIKMNACDSLCSQLDLKNCTRLTVCHKLNLDICCIDDNPFLTWEEPGVARYLVTMVIVGVVAFSILLIKEYELLNKLMWMAPRRPELPAAVDDEDDDVAAERRVASELTAAEIATHSLVCRDLTKYYKQFLAVNRLTFAVRKGECFGLLGVNGAGKTSTFRMLTGDARISAGDAFVHGYSLRGHVRDVHRLIGYCPQFDALFDNLTGRETLRIFCLLRGIPAAVGAARALHLATTLGFIKHYDKKVHECSGGTKRKISTAVALLGDSPLIFLDEPTTGMDPASKRLVWACVNEAAVAGRSVVLTSHSMEECEALCSRLTIMVNGRLYCLGPLQHLKTKFSQGYTLIVKCSSGPQRNKNIINIDKYITENFTDAKLIETYLDISTYSLASKGLPWWRVFSIMERARTEYPIEDYSVSQTTLEPVFLRFTNSQIESKVSEQHC, encoded by the exons aTGTCATCAATTGACAAATTAAGACTTCTTGTATGGAAGAACTTTCTTCTTCAGAGAAGACACAAGTGGCAAacattgtttgaaatattatcacctgtgatattttgtatttttttaatatccacAAGATGCCTTCTGGCTCCAAAATCGATTCCAAAGACAAGCTATGCACCATTCTTCCCTACTTATTTCAATGTATCATCACAAAATCA tgaGAATCTCACATCTGCAAACATGGCACTAGCATATTCTCCAGACAATGCACTTACAAGGGTAGCAACAAAAAGTGTATTTTCTACTATAGTTGATgataattttggattttttggATCTCTTCTATTTGGACTTAGTTCCCTTCCTGAACCCATAggatataaaaatgcaaaagaGTTGGAAGCAGTACTTACACAGCCTCATGCTATGAACCATATCCTAGCTGGCATTCAGTATGATGATGATATGGcta ATGCTACATCATGGCCTGAAAACATTAAAGTAACATTAAGGTTCCCGGCCACTATGCGCAGTCCGTCACTAGATCATCCACTCTTGACTGGGTGGAGAACAAATTTACTATTCCCCCTCTTTCCTCAATCAGGGCCAAGAGAACCTGAAGATAAATTTGGAGGAAGATCACCAG gctaTTCACAAGAAATGTTTCTTGCTATTCAGCATGCGAtctcacaaaatataataaaacaaaaaactggaAAAAGCATAAATACTGATGTATACCTCCAACGATTACCTCAACTTGCATCAAGAGAAGATATGCTTTTAACAATTCTGGAAAGATTTGTCTCCATGACGCTTATGTTGGGCTTTGCTTACACATTCGTAAACACTGTGCGAGCTGTGACTACAGAAAAAGAATTGCAACTAAag gaaaCTATGGCTATAATGGGACTTCCTTCGTGGTTGCACTGGGTAGCGtggtttataaaacaattttcattccTATTCGTAACGGTtgttataatagtaattatgtACAAA ATCCCGTTCCAGCATACAGCTACTGGTGACGCGTTTGCAGTGTTCACTTACACACCATGGACGGTTCTTTTGTTCCTAATGGTGCTATTTATAATCGTGTCACTTGCATTTTCCTTTATGATAAGCGTGTTTTTCTCTAAAG CTAACACAGCAGCGTCCGTAATGGCACTGATTTGGTTCGCAACATTTTCCGTATTTATGTTCACTCAACTGATACATGAGAATGTCAGTTATCGAACAAAGTTTCTTCTCTGCCTATTCTCGAACAGTGCTATAGGATATGCCTTCCAAATGGTTATAATTGCAGAAGGAACTTCTAAAG GTTTGCAATGGGCTGATTTCTTCAAGCAGATATCTTACCACGAGCCATTCCTACCGGGTCATGTAGTTTTAATGCTGTTATTCGACACCGTGCTGTATATGGCAATCGCTGCGTATGTTGAAAAGATAAAGCCTGGAATTTACGGTGTTCCTTTACCATGGTACTTTCCATTTACTAAAAGTTTCTGGTCACCGGTAAAAATGGTTG acgtaaatgaaaaaaaatgtgtagtcGACACCGATTCAGAATACAATGATGCGCTTTTAAAAGTGGTACATGACGAGGAACCGAAGGGTGTGCCTATAGGTGTCAACATGCAA AACCTTACGAAAATATACAAAGGTCGCAAAAGGGCAGTGGACAACCTAAACCTACGTATGTATGAAAACGAGATTACCGTATTACTGGGACACAACGGAGCTGGAAAAACGACAACAATATCAATGCTAACAG GCATGGTACCTCCGACGTCAGGCTCGGCGACCATAAACGGGTACAACATAGTGAGTGAGATGGAGCTGGCGCGACGCTCGGTGGGCATCTGTCCGCAACACAACGTGCTGTTTCCGGACCTCACCGTGGCCGAGCACATCGTGTTCTACGCGAAGCTCAAGGGCGTGCCGCAGAACAAGATCCGCGCTGAAGTGGATCACTTCATAAAGGTGCTAGAGTTAGAGGAGAAGCGAGACGCGTTGTCGTCGACGCTGTCGGGCGGGCAGAAGCGGCGGCTGTCGGTGGGCTGCGCCATGTGCGGCGCGTCGCGCGTGGTGTTGCTGGACGAGCCCACCTCGGGGCTCGAccccgccgcgcgccgcgcgctcTGGGACCTGCTGCAGAAGGAGAAGAGAG GACGCACCATGATCCTCACCACGCACTTCATGGACGAGGCGGACGTGCTGGCGGACCGCATCGCCATCATGGCGGGCGGCCGGCTGCAGTGCGTCGGCACGCCCTACTTCCTCAAGCGGCACTACGGGGTCGGCTACAAGCTCACCGTTGTCAAGGACGACGGCTGCCCAGTCGATGATGTCACCAGGTTTTTCAAGTCTCACGTACCCAAAGTTAAGAAAAATTCCAACATAG gatCTGAACTGActtatatttttccatttgaAAATGTTAACCAATTTCCGGAAATGCTTCAACAATTTGAggaaaaaagaaatgttttccGTATTTCTAGCTACGGTCTGTCTATAACCAGTCTTGAGGAAGTGTTTATGAA AGCCGGAGCAGAAGATAATTCGGATATCGTAGAACTTCTTAAAAATGGAGAGAAACACGATGTTGTTGTTCCTCAGAATGGAAATATACACACATTCGATATCGATGACA CAATCGCTGTTAAAGAAAAGAAAGTTCGCGGTTTCAAATTGCTAAGGAATCATATAAAGGCTACATTTATTAAACTCGCATACAACACGATCAGAAACAAAGGCCTAGCTTTTACGCAACTGTTATGGCCTGTTATAAACATAGGACTCTCTATGATAGTATCGGCATCGTGGAAATTTTTGGCCGATCTACCGCCTTTAGAACTTAGCTTGGAGAGGGGATACCAGAAAACGCAAACAATAATATCCCAAGCACATAATCTCACGGAAGGCAGCCTCGCAGCAAGGGCACTGATCGCTTACAAAGATTACTTCAAAACGTCGACGATACCGAGCATGACTCTCACGGATGTAGGAGCGATGGATATTGAAAAATTCTATTTGAAATTG AGCGAAACGGAGCCATCTCGGGTGCGTTACGAGACGCTGGTGGGCGCGACGTTCGGCCGCGACAACGTCACCGCGTGGTTCAGCAACTACGGCTACCACGACTGCGCCACTGCGCTTGCGCTCGTCGATAACGCAATAATGGCCGCTCTGTCACCTGGCACCACTTTAAGAATCGTGAATTATCCACTACCTTACTCTGTTGAGAACATG ATCCAGATTATGGCAACTGGTGCAAGTTTGGGTTTTATGTTGTCGTTCAGCCTCGGATTTTGTGTAGGCATCTTGAGCGCGTTCCTCATACTTTTTGTCATCAAG GAACGCACGAGTGGTGCGAAGCTTCTACAGCGTGTGTCGGGGCTGCGGCCCGCCGTGCTGTGGGGCGCGGCGCTCGCCTGGGACTGGCTCTGGATGTTGATATTACACCTCTGTGTCATCGCCACCATTGCAGGCTACCAGGAAAAATCTCTCTCCACCTTTCATGAACTCG gtcGCGTTTTTTTGGTGCTTTTAGTGTTTTCCTTCGCAATAATACCCATACATTATCTGGTTTCATTCTTTTTCGACGAAGCGTCCACCGGCTTTAGCAAAATggtttttgtgaatatttttacgg GATCAATGCCGTTTCTGTTAACCGAAATATTAAGGATGCCAGAGCTTGGCAGCGAATCAATTGCTGTTATATTTGATAACATCTTCTCTGTTTTACCTTTATACAGCCTAAGCAGAAGCATAAG AGAAATGATCGTATCATCTATCAAGATGAACGCGTGTGACAGTTTGTGCAGTCAGCTGGACTTGAAGAACTGCACGCGGCTCACGGTGTGCCACAAACTAAACCTCGATATATGTTGTA TTGATGACAACCCGTTTTTGACATGGGAGGAGCCTGGAGTCGCGCGGTACCTGGTCACGATGGTGATAGTCGGTGTCGTAGCATTTTCCATCCTACTGATAAAGGAATACGAGCTATTGAACAAG CTGATGTGGATGGCTCCTCGCCGGCCGGAGCTGCCGGCCGCCGTGGACGATGAGGACGATGACGTCGCCGCGGAGAGACGAGTGGCGAGCGAGCTTACTGCTGCAGAGATAGCGACCCACAGCCTCGTGTGCAGGGACCTCACCAAGTACTACAAGCAGTTCCTGGCGGTGAACCGGCTCACGTTCG CGGTGCGCAAGGGCGAGTGCTTCGGGCTGCTGGGCGTGAACGGCGCCGGCAAGACGAGCACGTTCCGCATGCTCACCGGCGACGCGCGCATCTCCGCCGGCGACGCGTTCGTGCACGGATACTCTCTGCGCGGACACGTACGCGACGTTCACCGGCTCATCG GGTACTGCCCGCAGTTCGACGCGCTGTTCGACAACCTGACCGGCCGCGAGACGCTGCGCATCTTCTGCCTGCTGCGAGGCATCCCCGCCGCGGTGGGGGCAGCCAGGGCGCTGCACCTCGCCACCACGCTGGGCTTCATCAAGCACTACGACAAGAAG GTGCACGAGTGCAGCGGCGGAACCAAGCGCAAGATCAGCACGGCCGTCGCGCTGCTCGGCGACTCGCCGCTGATATTCCTGGACGAGCCGACGACGg gcatggaccccgcgtccaagcggctggtgtgggcgtgcgtgAACGAGGCGGCGGTGGCGGGCCGCAGCGTGGTGCTGACGTCACACAGCATGGAGGAGTGCGAGGCGCTGTGCTCGCGGCTCACCATCATGGTCAACGGCCGGCTCTACTGCCTCGGCCCGCTGCAGCATCTCAAGACCAAGTTCTCACAGG GGTATACATTGATAGTAAAGTGCTCGTCGGGGCcgcaaaggaataaaaatattatcaacataGACAAATACATCACCGAAAACTTCACTGATGCTAAGCTTAT tgaAACGTATCTGGATATCAGCACGTACTCGCTGGCCAGCAAGGGGCTGCCGTGGTGGCGTGTATTCTCTATAATGGAAAGGGCGAGGACTGAGTATCCCATCGAAGACTACTCCGTCTCACAAACTACATTGGAACCAGTATTCCTCAGGTTTACTAATTCGCAAATAGAAAGCAAAGTATCTGAACAACATTGTTAA